A single Vigna radiata var. radiata cultivar VC1973A chromosome 8, Vradiata_ver6, whole genome shotgun sequence DNA region contains:
- the LOC106771349 gene encoding cysteine-rich receptor-like protein kinase 25: MASYLKYVIPFIFSIIFNFSAIRAQGLSYQYQVCSTNKFTPNSTFQSQLTTLFSSLTSEASKNVQFFNNTITGTNSSYTVYGLFMCRGDIPSDMCNHCVGNGTQRLSTHADCTLSKAAVVYYDECIVRYSNRSFFSTLTMQAGYALWNPTNMTNQESFKTLLYDTMNKTTDEAAHFPTGSKKFATRETSIDIFQKLYCLAQCTQDLSPGDCRSCLDSLINFDLPDCCAGSQGGRVYYPNCIIRFEIYPFFRSLSTAPTPSPAGLVPPANSGENERSRSRTITLIVVPIVSLATFLSLIYYILRRRARKLRKILLRKNFGEESSTLEGLQFDLATIKVATNNFSLENKIGKGGFGEVYKGILVDGRHIAVKRLSTNSRQGSVEFKNEILLIAKLQHKNLVALIGFCLEEEEKILIYEYVSNGGLDYFLFGNQEGKLNWYQRYKIIKGTALGILYLHDYSRLKVIHRDLKPSNILLDENMDSKISDFGLARIIDIEQNRVETKRIVGTYGYMSPEYAMFGQFSEKSDVFSFGIIIFEIITGKKNGNSYGPNQGEEGLMSNVWRNWTNRTPLSIVESNMKEIYFESEVIRCIEIGLLCVQENPDDRPTIAEVVSYLNDLTLELPSPQEPAFFSHAIDPKIVMQQQGSSSNSSVVASIPFSINEMSISDFYPR; this comes from the exons AAGCCAACTCACAACCCTCTTCTCTTCCTTAACTTCTGAAGCCTCCAAGAATGTCCAATTCTTCAACAACACCATCACTGGGACAAACTCTTCCTACACAGTCTACGGATTATTCATGTGCAGGGGTGACATCCCCTCCGACATGTGCAATCACTGTGTCGGAAACGGAACACAGAGACTATCCACACACGCAGACTGCACCTTGTCCAAAGCAGCAGTGGTGTATTACGATGAGTGCATAGTTAGGTATTCCAACCGTTCTTTCTTCTCCACCCTAACCATGCAAGCTGGTTATGCCCTTTGGAACCCCACCAATATGACCAACCAAGAAAGCTTCAAGACTTTACTGTATGACACCATGAACAAAACTACGGATGAAGCAGCCCATTTTCCTACTGGTTCTAAAAAGTTCGCCACAAGGGAAACAAGCATAGACATATTTCAGAAGCTTTATTGTCTTGCTCAGTGCACACAAGACCTGTCTCCCGGCGATTGCAGAAGCTGTCTCGATAGCTTGATAAACTTTGATCTTCCGGACTGCTGTGCAGGATCCCAGGGAGGAAGAGTTTATTACCCGAACTGCATCATCAGGTTCGAAATTTACCCTTTTTTTCGATCCCTTTCAACGGCACCAACACCATCACCGGCAGGACTAGTTCCTCCGGCCAATTCAGGAG aaaatgaaagaagTCGATCTCGAACAATTACCTTAATTGTTGTTCCCATTGTTAGTTTGGCGACTTTCTTGAGTCTAATTTACTATATTCTCAGGAGAAGAGCGAGGAAGCTTCGTAAGATTCTTCTTAGAAAAAATT TTGGGGAAGAAAGTTCCACTCTAGAGGGATTGCAATTTGATTTGGCTACCATTAAAGTAGCAACAAATAATTTTTCCCTTGAGAACAAGATTGGAAAAGGTGGATTTGGAGAGGTTTATAAG GGTATTCTTGTTGATGGGCGACATATAGCTGTTAAAAGACTTTCAACTAATTCTAGACAAGGTTCAGTCgagtttaaaaatgaaattttattgataGCTAAACTCCAACATAAAAATCTTGTGGCGTTGATAGGATTTTgtttggaagaagaagagaaaatccTTATTTACGAGTATGTATCAAATGGTGGTTTGGACTACTTTTTATTTG GGAATCAAGAGGGGAAGTTAAATTGGTATCAACGTTATAAGATTATTAAAGGAACTGCTCTTGGAATTCTTTATTTACATGACTATTCTCGACTTAAAGTTATTCATCGTGATCTTAAACCaagtaatattttattggaTGAAAATATGGATTCTAAAATATCAGATTTTGGATTGGCTAGAATTATAGACATAGAGCAAAATCGCGTGGAAACTAAACGCATAGTTGGAACATA tggtTACATGTCACCTGAATATGCAATGTTTGGACAATTCTCAGAAAAATCAGATGTGTTTAGTTttggaattattatttttgagatTATTACTggtaagaaaaatggaaattcTTATGGACCAAACCAAGGTGAAGAAGGCTTGATGAGTAAT GTTTGGAGAAATTGGACGAATCGAACACCATTGAGTATAGTTGaatcaaatatgaaagaaatatattttgaaagtgAAGTGATTCGTTGCATTGAAATTGGTTTATTATGTGTCCAAGAAAATCCAGATGATAGACCTACAATTGCAGAAGTTGTTTCTTATCTTAATGATCTCACACTTGAATTGCCATCTCCTCAAGAACCAGCATTTTTCTCTCATGCAATAGATCCAAAAATAGTCATGCAGCAGCAGGGGTCAAGTTCCAACTCATCTGTTGTTGCTTCCATACCATTTTCTATCAATGAAATGTCTATCAGTGACTTTTATCCACGATGA
- the LOC106770667 gene encoding putative receptor-like protein kinase At4g00960: MASFIFFISLCFTAARAQGLQYQYQVCSRNKFTPNSTFQTHLTTLFSSLSSKASNNVQFFNNTVTGTNPSDTVYGLFMCRGDIPSDLCNNCVGNATQRLSTHPDCSSSIEAVVYYDECIVRYSNLSFFGTADMEVSSGYVLASPINMTNQESFKRLVYVSLNETADEAMSSGSDGKKFATKETDIDIFQKLYCLAQCTPDLSPRDCRSCLNSLINSDLPRCCAGRQGGRVLYPNCVIRFEIYPFYRSLGSAPTPTPPPPKLGENNSSRSRTIILVVVPIVSLAILSAFCYYFLRRRARKRSKHLLKENFGEESSILEGLQFDLSTVKLATNNFSNESEIGKGGFGEVYKGILPDGRHIAVKRLSIGSKQGSVEFKNEILLIAKLQHRNLVAFMGFCLEEQEKILIYEYVPNHSLDYLLFGTEQEKLNWHHRYKIIKGTAAGILYLHDYSRLKIIHRDLKPSNILLDENMNPKISDFGLARIFDVDQNRAETDRIVGTYGYMSPEYAMLGQFSEKSDVFSFGIIVLEIITGKKNAHSYESHRMEEGLMTEVWREWKNERPMGILDQNMKENYSESEVVRCLQIGLLCVQENPNIRPTMGRVVSYLNNHSLELPSPQEPAFFSHGIDKRAMQQGSSSSFSANSSMPFSVNEMSTSNFYPR; the protein is encoded by the exons ATGGCATcctttatcttttttatctcCCTCTGTTTTACTGCGGCTAGAGCTCAGGGACTTCAATATCAGTACCAAGTTTGCTCAAGAAACAAGTTCACTCCCAATAGCACCTTCCAAACGCACCTCACAACCCTATTCTCTTCCTTATCTTCCAAAGCCTCCAACAATGTCCAATTCTTCAACAATACCGTCACCGGGACAAACCCCTCAGACACAGTGTACGGACTATTCATGTGCAGAGGGGACATCCCCTCCGACCTATGTAATAATTGCGTCGGAAACGCGACACAGAGACTGTCCACACACCCAGATTGTTCGTCGTCCATAGAAGCGGTGGTGTATTACGACGAGTGCATAGTTCGGTATTCCAACCTCTCTTTCTTCGGCACCGCAGATATGGAAGTGAGCTCAGGCTATGTCCTGGCGAGTCCCATAAACATGACAAACCAAGAAAGCTTCAAGCGTTTGGTTTATGTGAGCCTGAACGAAACGGCGGATGAGGCAATGAGTTCAGGTAGTGACGGTAAGAAGTTCGCGACAAAGGAAACAGACATAGATATATTTCAGAAGCTATATTGTCTTGCACAGTGCACGCCGGACCTGTCTCCGAGAGATTGCAGAAGCTGTCTGAACAGTTTGATAAATTCGGATCTTCCACGGTGCTGTGCAGGGAGGCAGGGAGGAAGAGTTTTATATCCTAACTGCGTCATCAGGTTTGAAATTTACCCTTTTTATCGTTCTCTTGGTTCGGCTCCTACGCCAACACCGCCGCCGCCGAAATTGGGAG AAAATAATTCGAGTAGATCAAGAACAATTATCTTAGTTGTTGTACCCATTGTTAGTTTGGCAATTCTCTCTGCTTTTTGCTACTATTTCTTAAGGAGAAGAGCAAGAAAGAGGTCAAAGCATCTTCTTAAAGAAAACT TTGGTGAAGAAAGCTCCATTCTAGAAGGCTTGCAATTTGACTTGTCTACTGTTAAATTAgcaacaaataatttttcaaatgagagtgagattggtaaaggTGGATTTGGAGAGGTTTATAAG GGCATTCTTCCGGATGGACGACATATAGCCGTTAAAAGACTTTCAATTGGTTCCAAACAAGGTTCagttgaatttaaaaatgagaTTTTGTTGATAGCTAAGTTACAACATAGGAATCTTGTGGCATTCATGGGATTTTGTTTAGAAGAGCAAGAAAAGATCCTTATTTATGAGTACGTGCCAAATCATAGTCTGGATTACCTGTTATTTG GTACCGAACAAGAAAAGTTAAATTGGCATCAtcgttataaaattataaaaggaacTGCGGCAGGAATTCTTTATCTACATGATTATTCTCGACTTAAAATTATACATCGTGATCTTAAACctagtaatattttattagatgaaaataTGAATCCTAAAATATCAGATTTTGGCTTGGCTAGAATTTTTGACGTTGATCAAAATCGTGCTGAAACTGATCGAATTGTTGGAACTTA TGGTTATATGTCTCCTGAATATGCAATGCTTGGACAATTTTCTGAAAAGTctgatgtttttagttttggaaTTATAGTTCTTGAGATTATTACGGGTAAAAAAAATGCTCATTCATATGAATCCCACCGCATGGAAGAAGGTCTCATGACTGAG GTGTGGAGagaatggaagaatgaaagaccaATGGGTATATTGGatcaaaatatgaaagaaaattatagtGAAAGTGAAGTTGTTAGATGCCTTCAAATTGGTTTATTATGTGTTCAAGAGAATCCAAATATTAGACCTACGATGGGAAGAGTAGTTTCCTATCTTAATAATCATTCATTAGAATTGCCATCACCTCAAGAACCTGCATTTTTCTCACACGGAATAGATAAAAGAGCTATGCAGCAAGGATCAAGTTCCAGCTTTTCTGCAAACAGTTCCATGCCATTCTCTGTCAACGAGATGTCTACTAGTAATTTTTATCCTcgataa
- the LOC106770668 gene encoding cysteine-rich receptor-like protein kinase 25 isoform X1: MWLLVCLYFLGFLFNFSITDATEIHYLNHSCSSNKTFAPNSAYESNLRTLLPSLSSHATTAQFFNTTSGGGDGKETIYASFMCRGDVTNHTCQECIRTAAQKISQVCPNSKEALIWYHECLVRYSNRCFFSSLEEWPRFNFIDYNVTNSTNEKGSYGFWLLSKTLSDAVGEAANAGPAGTMKFATKNATVFGSQEIHTLVQCTPDLSSEDCSECLGDIMKDISLCCLGRIGGMVLYPSCTLMFGSRHFYRDVIVASNATQESLTSGNKMISAGGIVTVVIFLGFTMLISFHCYFLWRRARKRKYKVLLKENFGQESVTIEGLQFDLVTIQAATNNFSNENKIGKGGFGEVYKGILSCGLHIAVKRLSQSSTQGSIEFKNEVLLIAKLQHRNLVELIGFCLEAQEKILVYKFMHNGSLDKFLFGLMLHLTLLKFSISFIQYMRLLNICLPTFLIHLVNIAGHQQKMLSWSQRFKIIEGIARGILYLHEHSRLKVIHRDIKPSNILLDENMNPKISDFGMARIMEIDQDRAKTRRIVGTYGYMSPEYAMFGQFSEKSDVFSFGVMILEIITGKKNTSSRESRYMPNGLMSYVWRKWMDKTPLSILDPLLEENYSRVEVIRCIHISLLCVQENKNIRPTIADIVSYLDGRHTIEFPFPQEPAYLLLDKMDTKIVSKHYSINEMSVSTFYAR; encoded by the exons ATGTGGTTACTCGTCTGCCTTTACTTTTTGGGTTTCTTGTTCAATTTTTCCATAACCGATGCGACTGAAATTCACTACCTGAATCACAGTTGTTCAAGCAACAAAACCTTCGCTCCAAACAGCGCCTACGAATCCAACCTCCGAACCCTCCTTCCGTCCCTATCTTCCCATGCCACCACTGCACAATTCTTCAACACCACTTCGGGTGGTGGAGACGGCAAGGAAACCATTTACGCCTCCTTCATGTGCCGTGGCGATGTCACCAACCACACGTGCCAAGAGTGCATCAGAACTGCAGCCCAAAAAATATCCCAAGTGTGTCCCAACTCCAAAGAAGCCTTAATTTGGTACCACGAATGTTTGGTTCGTTATTCGAACCGTTGTTTTTTCTCCAGCTTGGAGGAGTGGCCAAGGTTCAACTTCATCGATTACAATGTAACGAATTCAACGAACGAGAAGGGAAGCTATGGGTTCTGGTTGTTATCGAAAACGTTGAGTGATGCTGTGGGTGAGGCAGCGAACGCTGGTCCCGCGGGCACCATGAAATTTGCAACAAAAAACGCTACCGTGTTTGGGTCCCAGGAAATTCATACTCTGGTTCAGTGCACGCCAGATCTATCAAGCGAAGATTGCAGTGAGTGTTTGGGTGATATTATGAAAGATATTTCTTTGTGTTGTCTCGGAAGGATCGGTGGAATGGTTCTATATCCCAGCTGTACTTTGATGTTTGGGTCCAGACATTTCTACAGAGACGTTATCGTTGCTTCTAATGCCACACAAGAATCATTAACTTCAG GAAATAAAATGATTTCAGCTGGAGGAATTGTTACGGTTGTCATCTTTCTTGGCTTCACAATGCTAATCTCTTTTCACTGTTATTTCTTATGGAGAAGAGCAAGAAAGCGCAAGTATAAGGTTCTTTTGAAAGAAAACT TTGGTCAAGAAAGTGTCACTATAGAAGGATTACAATTTGATTTGGTCACAATTCAAGCGgcaacaaataatttttcaaatgaaaacaaGATTGGAAAAGGTGGATTTGGAGAAGTTTACAAG GGCATCTTATCTTGTGGACTACATATAGCAGTAAAAAGATTATCACAAAGTTCTACACAAGGTTCCATTGAATTTAAGAATGAGGTTTTATTAATAGCCAAACTGCAACACAGAAACCTCGTGGAGCTAATAGGTTTTTGTCTAGAGGCACAAGAAAAGATACTTGTATACAAATTCATGCACAATGGGAGTCTTGATAAATTTCTATTTGGTTTGATGCTTCATCTTACACTCTTGAAATTTAGCATTTCTTTCATACAGTATATGAggcttttaaatatttgtttgccAACTTTCCTCATTCACTTAGTAAACATTGCAGGTCATCAACAAAAAATGTTGAGTTGGTCCCAACGTTTCAAAATTATAGAAGGAATTGCTCGAGGAATTCTTTATCTACATGAACATTCTCGACTTAAAGTTATACATCGTGATATCAAACCTAGTAATATTTTGTTAGATGAAAATATGAATCCTAAAATATCAGATTTCGGTATGGCTAGAATTATGGAAATAGACCAAGATCGTGCAAAGACCAGACGTATAGTTGGAACATA TGGTTATATGTCACCAGAATATGCAATGTTTGGACAATTTTCTGAAAAAtcagatgtttttagttttggaGTTATGATTTTAGAGATTATTACAGGAAAAAAGAACACAAGTTCTCGTGAATCACGTTACATGCCAAATGGACTCATGAGCTAT GTTTGGAGAAAATGGATGGACAAAACACCATTGAGCATATTAGACCCATTGTTGGAAGAAAATTATTCTAGAGTTGAAGTAATTAGGTGTATTCATATTAGTTTATTATGtgttcaagaaaataaaaatattagaccTACAATAGCAGATATTGTTTCATATCTCGATGGTCGCCACACGATTGAATTTCCATTTCCACAAGAACCAGCATATTTGTTGTTGGACAAGATGGATACAAAAATAGTCTCAAAACACTATTCTATTAATGAGATGTCCGTCAGTACATTTTATGCTCGATAA
- the LOC106770668 gene encoding cysteine-rich receptor-like protein kinase 25 isoform X2, protein MWLLVCLYFLGFLFNFSITDATEIHYLNHSCSSNKTFAPNSAYESNLRTLLPSLSSHATTAQFFNTTSGGGDGKETIYASFMCRGDVTNHTCQECIRTAAQKISQVCPNSKEALIWYHECLVRYSNRCFFSSLEEWPRFNFIDYNVTNSTNEKGSYGFWLLSKTLSDAVGEAANAGPAGTMKFATKNATVFGSQEIHTLVQCTPDLSSEDCSECLGDIMKDISLCCLGRIGGMVLYPSCTLMFGSRHFYRDVIVASNATQESLTSGNKMISAGGIVTVVIFLGFTMLISFHCYFLWRRARKRKYKVLLKENFGQESVTIEGLQFDLVTIQAATNNFSNENKIGKGGFGEVYKGILSCGLHIAVKRLSQSSTQGSIEFKNEVLLIAKLQHRNLVELIGFCLEAQEKILVYKFMHNGSLDKFLFGHQQKMLSWSQRFKIIEGIARGILYLHEHSRLKVIHRDIKPSNILLDENMNPKISDFGMARIMEIDQDRAKTRRIVGTYGYMSPEYAMFGQFSEKSDVFSFGVMILEIITGKKNTSSRESRYMPNGLMSYVWRKWMDKTPLSILDPLLEENYSRVEVIRCIHISLLCVQENKNIRPTIADIVSYLDGRHTIEFPFPQEPAYLLLDKMDTKIVSKHYSINEMSVSTFYAR, encoded by the exons ATGTGGTTACTCGTCTGCCTTTACTTTTTGGGTTTCTTGTTCAATTTTTCCATAACCGATGCGACTGAAATTCACTACCTGAATCACAGTTGTTCAAGCAACAAAACCTTCGCTCCAAACAGCGCCTACGAATCCAACCTCCGAACCCTCCTTCCGTCCCTATCTTCCCATGCCACCACTGCACAATTCTTCAACACCACTTCGGGTGGTGGAGACGGCAAGGAAACCATTTACGCCTCCTTCATGTGCCGTGGCGATGTCACCAACCACACGTGCCAAGAGTGCATCAGAACTGCAGCCCAAAAAATATCCCAAGTGTGTCCCAACTCCAAAGAAGCCTTAATTTGGTACCACGAATGTTTGGTTCGTTATTCGAACCGTTGTTTTTTCTCCAGCTTGGAGGAGTGGCCAAGGTTCAACTTCATCGATTACAATGTAACGAATTCAACGAACGAGAAGGGAAGCTATGGGTTCTGGTTGTTATCGAAAACGTTGAGTGATGCTGTGGGTGAGGCAGCGAACGCTGGTCCCGCGGGCACCATGAAATTTGCAACAAAAAACGCTACCGTGTTTGGGTCCCAGGAAATTCATACTCTGGTTCAGTGCACGCCAGATCTATCAAGCGAAGATTGCAGTGAGTGTTTGGGTGATATTATGAAAGATATTTCTTTGTGTTGTCTCGGAAGGATCGGTGGAATGGTTCTATATCCCAGCTGTACTTTGATGTTTGGGTCCAGACATTTCTACAGAGACGTTATCGTTGCTTCTAATGCCACACAAGAATCATTAACTTCAG GAAATAAAATGATTTCAGCTGGAGGAATTGTTACGGTTGTCATCTTTCTTGGCTTCACAATGCTAATCTCTTTTCACTGTTATTTCTTATGGAGAAGAGCAAGAAAGCGCAAGTATAAGGTTCTTTTGAAAGAAAACT TTGGTCAAGAAAGTGTCACTATAGAAGGATTACAATTTGATTTGGTCACAATTCAAGCGgcaacaaataatttttcaaatgaaaacaaGATTGGAAAAGGTGGATTTGGAGAAGTTTACAAG GGCATCTTATCTTGTGGACTACATATAGCAGTAAAAAGATTATCACAAAGTTCTACACAAGGTTCCATTGAATTTAAGAATGAGGTTTTATTAATAGCCAAACTGCAACACAGAAACCTCGTGGAGCTAATAGGTTTTTGTCTAGAGGCACAAGAAAAGATACTTGTATACAAATTCATGCACAATGGGAGTCTTGATAAATTTCTATTTG GTCATCAACAAAAAATGTTGAGTTGGTCCCAACGTTTCAAAATTATAGAAGGAATTGCTCGAGGAATTCTTTATCTACATGAACATTCTCGACTTAAAGTTATACATCGTGATATCAAACCTAGTAATATTTTGTTAGATGAAAATATGAATCCTAAAATATCAGATTTCGGTATGGCTAGAATTATGGAAATAGACCAAGATCGTGCAAAGACCAGACGTATAGTTGGAACATA TGGTTATATGTCACCAGAATATGCAATGTTTGGACAATTTTCTGAAAAAtcagatgtttttagttttggaGTTATGATTTTAGAGATTATTACAGGAAAAAAGAACACAAGTTCTCGTGAATCACGTTACATGCCAAATGGACTCATGAGCTAT GTTTGGAGAAAATGGATGGACAAAACACCATTGAGCATATTAGACCCATTGTTGGAAGAAAATTATTCTAGAGTTGAAGTAATTAGGTGTATTCATATTAGTTTATTATGtgttcaagaaaataaaaatattagaccTACAATAGCAGATATTGTTTCATATCTCGATGGTCGCCACACGATTGAATTTCCATTTCCACAAGAACCAGCATATTTGTTGTTGGACAAGATGGATACAAAAATAGTCTCAAAACACTATTCTATTAATGAGATGTCCGTCAGTACATTTTATGCTCGATAA